The Methanocorpusculum vombati genome includes a window with the following:
- a CDS encoding GNAT family N-acetyltransferase — protein sequence MDNEGKKPEKKNPDITYRAIRTWNESEIIDLYRAGGWWEMGWNPAGIAPLIRGSYLFILALDTTTGHAIGMGRLIADGSSDGYIQDVVVLPTYRERGIGTTIATLLRTLGAALGLSWIGLISAPGKENIYKRAGFSPMENYTPMNLNEERPNRYHDTQ from the coding sequence ATGGACAACGAGGGAAAAAAACCGGAAAAAAAGAACCCGGACATAACCTATCGCGCGATCAGAACCTGGAACGAATCAGAAATCATCGACCTCTACCGCGCGGGCGGATGGTGGGAAATGGGCTGGAACCCCGCAGGCATCGCCCCCCTCATACGCGGCAGCTACCTCTTCATACTCGCACTTGACACCACCACCGGACACGCCATCGGCATGGGCAGACTCATCGCCGACGGCTCATCCGACGGCTACATACAGGACGTCGTCGTCCTCCCCACCTACCGGGAGCGCGGCATAGGAACAACCATCGCAACCCTGCTCCGCACCCTTGGCGCAGCACTCGGCCTCTCCTGGATAGGCCTCATCTCCGCCCCCGGAAAAGAAAACATCTACAAACGCGCAGGATTCTCCCCCATGGAAAACTACACCCCCATGAACCTCAACGAAGAACGACCCAACAGATACCATGACACTCAGTAA
- a CDS encoding DUF2156 domain-containing protein — MTLSKSDYRPVTLADKPIFDRILRNHPQIHSECSFITMICWQNYANYAYTIKDDRLLISCTVDGETTYRAPIGDPAPELFEEVLALAKKEGGKMAMDFYDEADVWYMKNAHPETPVYTSRGFSEYYYRTEELAELRGKKYLNIRGQINKFNAEYTYTTEKITKPIIPEVRRMIEEWSISKHCEANRIMKEEVNAVRFALDHWQDLGCEGLIIRIQPEATIGAIAIWEQLNTSTALVHFEKGFVRYKGIYKIINQETAKTLQNRYTWINRESDMDVPGLREAKLRYHPEHCAKAWYIKKKEIAP, encoded by the coding sequence ATGACACTCAGTAAATCCGACTACCGCCCGGTAACCCTCGCAGACAAACCCATATTTGACCGGATACTCCGGAATCACCCGCAGATCCACTCCGAATGCTCATTCATCACCATGATCTGCTGGCAGAACTACGCCAACTACGCATACACAATAAAAGACGACCGGCTGCTCATCTCCTGCACCGTCGACGGAGAAACAACCTACCGCGCACCCATCGGCGACCCCGCACCCGAACTCTTTGAAGAAGTCCTCGCACTCGCAAAAAAAGAAGGAGGAAAAATGGCAATGGACTTCTACGACGAAGCAGACGTCTGGTACATGAAAAACGCCCACCCCGAAACACCCGTCTACACCAGCCGCGGCTTCTCCGAATACTACTACCGCACAGAAGAACTCGCCGAACTCCGCGGAAAAAAATACCTCAACATCCGCGGACAAATAAACAAATTCAACGCCGAATACACCTACACCACCGAAAAAATAACCAAACCGATCATCCCCGAAGTCCGGAGAATGATCGAAGAATGGAGCATCTCAAAACACTGCGAAGCAAACCGGATCATGAAAGAAGAAGTAAACGCCGTACGCTTCGCACTCGACCACTGGCAGGACCTGGGATGCGAAGGACTCATCATCCGCATCCAGCCCGAAGCAACAATCGGCGCAATCGCCATCTGGGAACAACTCAACACCTCCACCGCACTCGTCCACTTTGAAAAAGGATTCGTCCGCTACAAAGGCATCTACAAAATCATCAACCAGGAAACAGCAAAAACACTCCAGAACCGCTACACCTGGATCAACCGCGAATCCGACATGGACGTCCCCGGACTTCGCGAAGCAAAACTCCGCTACCACCCCGAACACTGTGCAAAAGCATGGTACATCAAGAAAAAAGAGATCGCCCCCTGA
- a CDS encoding methyltransferase domain-containing protein, whose translation MNLLFELSGENPALAVAEIGCVGTVTRTATGIALAEVPEPETTTRLAQTHVIMELLGECDGTRAALTDLLAHLDITADRPFACRVRKIHPATVDASQLELERMMGKSIHGKVSLQSPEVEYRALFTDNRCYLGRVLYTIDRGSYAYRNPQRRAFFHPGVMMPLMARTMVNLTHVRPGELLCDPFCGTGGMLLETELMGVRSIGSDYDPEMLAGCRKNLPDGAYVRADATRMPYPDNCFDAVATDLPYGQSTTIGADSLDLLYTESLKEIRRILKQGGKAVVVTHRDIRHLAENLFEISGYYEQRVHKSLTRRILVLS comes from the coding sequence ATGAACCTGCTGTTTGAACTCTCCGGAGAAAACCCGGCACTCGCCGTAGCCGAAATAGGCTGTGTAGGAACCGTAACCCGCACCGCCACCGGCATTGCCCTTGCCGAAGTACCCGAACCGGAGACGACGACACGGCTCGCACAGACCCATGTCATCATGGAACTGCTTGGCGAATGCGACGGAACACGTGCCGCCCTTACAGACCTTCTGGCACACCTCGATATCACCGCGGACCGCCCGTTTGCCTGCAGAGTCCGAAAGATTCACCCCGCAACGGTTGATGCATCCCAGCTGGAACTGGAACGCATGATGGGAAAAAGCATCCACGGAAAAGTATCCCTTCAGTCCCCTGAAGTAGAATACCGTGCGCTCTTCACCGACAACCGATGCTACCTCGGTCGGGTACTGTACACAATCGACCGAGGCTCATATGCATACCGAAACCCGCAGAGACGCGCATTCTTTCACCCGGGCGTAATGATGCCCCTCATGGCGCGGACAATGGTAAACCTGACACACGTACGGCCGGGAGAACTATTGTGCGACCCCTTCTGCGGAACAGGCGGTATGCTGCTGGAAACAGAACTGATGGGCGTTCGATCCATCGGAAGCGATTATGATCCGGAGATGCTTGCAGGATGCCGGAAAAACCTGCCGGACGGCGCATACGTCCGTGCAGACGCAACACGCATGCCGTACCCCGACAACTGCTTTGACGCAGTTGCAACCGACCTCCCCTACGGGCAGTCAACAACAATCGGTGCGGACTCGCTTGATCTTCTCTATACCGAATCACTCAAAGAGATTCGCCGCATTCTCAAACAGGGAGGAAAAGCAGTCGTGGTAACCCATCGCGACATACGGCATCTGGCAGAAAACCTGTTTGAGATCTCCGGATATTACGAACAGCGTGTGCACAAGAGTCTGACGCGGCGGATTCTCGTGCTGAGCTGA